A part of Oceaniferula flava genomic DNA contains:
- a CDS encoding rhomboid family intramembrane serine protease — translation MAEPSKPDVLKPDEVPAWARDDAFPLKPDTAEYGVIDAKGAVHHAADARDLAEKVGGLRSGVDLVWTPEHPRLVVPEAVPALRQVLRQRQAKFADQDASDGQRMSLVFGAAVLWTGYAAWSNYGRNWHALYSSQLTGLAALLLLMFGLLPLYESWKTRRKLAKTEPSDLAEEIPEAQFDAWLQRRKVPVTYFLLACLIAVGLAQLFIDWGSTGMKPSILRAGLLKMKALSYPEVADAAAQWRLFTAPLLHGNIVHLLMNAGGILYLGRRTETLARWPHLLIVIAMASWIGGLASFYWLPKSPAVGSSGGLMGLLGFMLVFEKMHMRLVPRPAQRRLLAGIFLMVVIGFLGMSFIDNAAHAGGLLAGMAYAAIVFPRSSSFHRPNAMTRDKWVGALVGVLILGTTSFAIYHVLLG, via the coding sequence GTGGCGGAACCATCCAAGCCGGATGTTCTGAAGCCGGACGAAGTTCCGGCCTGGGCACGCGATGATGCGTTCCCTCTGAAACCCGATACCGCCGAGTATGGCGTCATCGATGCCAAGGGCGCAGTGCATCACGCCGCTGACGCCCGTGACTTGGCCGAAAAAGTAGGCGGTCTGAGGTCGGGAGTCGACTTGGTTTGGACCCCCGAGCATCCACGATTGGTGGTGCCTGAGGCCGTTCCTGCGCTACGCCAGGTGCTGCGCCAGCGCCAGGCAAAATTTGCCGACCAGGATGCCAGCGACGGCCAGCGCATGAGTCTTGTGTTTGGCGCGGCGGTGCTCTGGACCGGTTATGCGGCCTGGAGTAATTATGGGCGGAACTGGCACGCGCTGTATTCCAGCCAGCTCACGGGTCTGGCCGCGCTCTTGCTGCTGATGTTTGGGCTGCTGCCGCTTTACGAAAGTTGGAAAACCAGGCGAAAGCTGGCGAAAACCGAGCCATCCGACCTTGCCGAGGAAATCCCTGAAGCTCAATTCGATGCCTGGCTGCAGCGGAGGAAAGTTCCGGTGACTTACTTCCTGTTGGCTTGTTTGATCGCGGTGGGCTTGGCGCAGTTGTTCATCGACTGGGGTTCCACGGGGATGAAACCTTCCATCCTTCGCGCCGGATTGTTAAAAATGAAAGCGCTGAGCTACCCGGAGGTGGCTGATGCGGCCGCTCAGTGGCGACTGTTCACAGCGCCCTTGCTGCACGGCAATATCGTGCACCTGCTGATGAATGCGGGTGGGATTCTCTACCTTGGGCGACGCACCGAGACGCTGGCTCGCTGGCCGCATTTGCTCATTGTCATTGCCATGGCCTCGTGGATCGGTGGTTTGGCGTCGTTCTACTGGCTGCCTAAGTCGCCTGCCGTGGGCTCGTCCGGTGGCCTGATGGGCTTGCTTGGCTTCATGCTCGTTTTTGAAAAGATGCACATGCGTTTGGTGCCTCGTCCCGCTCAGCGGCGCTTGTTGGCTGGGATTTTCCTGATGGTGGTGATCGGTTTTCTGGGGATGAGCTTCATTGACAATGCGGCACATGCCGGTGGTCTGTTAGCTGGGATGGCATATGCCGCTATCGTCTTTCCGCGTTCCTCATCCTTCCATCGCCCGAATGCGATGACACGCGATAAATGGGTGGGGGCTCTTGTTGGGGTTTTGATTCTTGGCACCACCAGCTTTGCGATCTATCATGTGCTGCTTGGCTAG
- the xylB gene encoding xylulokinase, whose translation MYVIGIDTGTQGTKALVFDLEKAVVVAQSSQSYGMVEGLPEGHREQDPALWIKAVDATVRDCVKQLGSEVARVAAIGVSGQQHGLVVLDDANRIIRPAKLWCDTSTTEQCDEISRAFGGSPGLIELAGNPMQPGYTASKILWLKQNEPQNFGRIETVLLPHDFINYWLTGVKRMEPGDASGTGLFDVRNRCWSKEMIDFIDPVLHRVLPEIGSSRDVLGPIRPELAKAWGLGTHVLVSAGGGDNMMGAIGTGNVNPGQVTVSLGTSGTVYGVSDKPLIDPQGEVAAFCDSTDQWLPLVCSMNATVVTELVRKHYGWDHEQMEKEVASAPMGAEGMMMLPYLQGERTPSLPEGCGVLHGMNLTNFTPANVMRAAMEGVSLSLGYGMLRMTELGFEPTSVRLTGGGAKSATWRQILADVFGLPVVALKTDEGAALGAALQAAVGFFEHSGESLSYDEIISYAVVPDEATQCEPDEERHEFYQNLLAQQQYLVETLHIPGFL comes from the coding sequence ATGTACGTAATCGGGATTGATACTGGCACCCAGGGGACAAAGGCCCTTGTTTTTGACCTCGAGAAGGCGGTTGTAGTGGCTCAGTCGTCTCAATCTTACGGTATGGTCGAGGGGCTGCCCGAGGGACACCGCGAGCAGGATCCGGCGCTGTGGATCAAGGCGGTGGATGCCACCGTGCGCGATTGTGTCAAGCAGCTCGGTTCGGAGGTTGCCCGCGTCGCCGCGATCGGTGTCAGTGGCCAGCAGCATGGATTGGTAGTGCTCGACGATGCCAACCGCATCATCCGCCCGGCCAAGCTGTGGTGTGACACCTCCACCACCGAGCAGTGCGATGAAATTTCCCGCGCTTTCGGTGGATCGCCCGGTCTGATCGAGCTAGCAGGCAACCCCATGCAGCCAGGCTACACCGCGTCCAAGATCCTGTGGCTGAAACAAAATGAGCCACAGAACTTCGGCAGGATCGAAACTGTCTTGCTGCCTCACGATTTTATCAATTACTGGCTAACCGGCGTTAAACGCATGGAGCCGGGCGATGCCTCGGGCACTGGCTTGTTCGATGTGCGCAACCGTTGCTGGAGCAAGGAAATGATCGATTTCATCGACCCGGTGTTGCATCGTGTGTTGCCGGAAATCGGTTCCTCCCGTGACGTGCTCGGGCCGATTCGTCCGGAGCTGGCCAAAGCCTGGGGGCTGGGCACCCACGTGCTTGTGAGTGCGGGCGGGGGAGATAACATGATGGGCGCCATCGGCACAGGCAATGTGAACCCGGGCCAAGTCACCGTGTCTCTCGGCACCAGCGGCACGGTCTACGGTGTCAGCGACAAGCCATTGATCGATCCCCAGGGCGAGGTCGCCGCATTCTGCGATTCCACCGATCAGTGGTTGCCGTTGGTCTGCTCGATGAATGCCACCGTTGTGACCGAGCTTGTTAGAAAACACTACGGGTGGGATCACGAGCAGATGGAGAAAGAGGTTGCCTCAGCTCCGATGGGGGCGGAGGGAATGATGATGCTGCCCTACCTGCAGGGCGAGCGCACACCGAGTTTGCCGGAAGGCTGCGGCGTGCTCCACGGCATGAATCTCACCAATTTCACCCCGGCCAATGTCATGCGCGCTGCGATGGAGGGTGTCAGTCTCAGCCTCGGCTACGGCATGCTACGGATGACCGAACTCGGTTTTGAGCCGACCTCAGTGCGACTCACCGGTGGCGGCGCGAAGAGTGCCACGTGGCGTCAGATTTTAGCCGATGTTTTCGGTCTCCCGGTGGTCGCCCTGAAAACAGATGAGGGTGCTGCGCTCGGTGCGGCACTGCAGGCGGCGGTCGGGTTTTTCGAGCACAGCGGTGAGTCCCTGAGCTACGATGAGATCATTAGCTACGCGGTGGTCCCCGATGAGGCAACCCAATGCGAGCCGGACGAGGAGCGGCATGAGTTCTATCAAAACCTGCTGGCCCAACAGCAGTATCTGGTAGAGACCCTGCATATTCCCGGTTTCCTCTAA
- a CDS encoding lysophospholipid acyltransferase family protein, whose product MSKGSDIRGTWKQRLAGKVVTVLIKLLGLTLRCKLEDPHGVRALAQPGVPVIWVFWHNCLIAAPLNKTKFSGSAPASALASASKDGAVIESVVSSFGVKTVRGSSSRRGVAALIALKKALKAGEQLFVTPDGPRGPRYHLQPGIVKLAQSSGAPVLPVRFTHSSSWRVKSWDRFHIPKPFSRITIHLEKPIQVSARMDGEAFEQCRKGIETALRQGVDDLPEL is encoded by the coding sequence GTGAGTAAAGGATCGGATATCAGAGGCACTTGGAAACAGCGACTGGCTGGCAAGGTGGTCACGGTGTTGATTAAGCTGTTAGGCCTGACTTTGCGCTGCAAGTTGGAAGACCCGCATGGCGTCCGTGCGCTGGCCCAGCCAGGGGTGCCGGTCATCTGGGTGTTCTGGCATAATTGTCTGATTGCAGCGCCACTGAACAAAACCAAATTCAGCGGCAGCGCGCCAGCCAGTGCTCTCGCCAGCGCCAGCAAGGACGGCGCGGTGATCGAGTCGGTAGTGAGCAGCTTTGGAGTGAAAACCGTGCGCGGCTCAAGCTCCCGTCGCGGCGTCGCGGCCTTGATTGCTTTGAAAAAAGCGCTGAAAGCAGGCGAACAGCTCTTTGTCACTCCGGATGGTCCGCGTGGCCCGCGCTACCACTTGCAGCCGGGGATTGTGAAGCTGGCTCAGTCGTCCGGCGCTCCGGTGCTGCCGGTGAGATTCACCCATAGCTCCAGCTGGCGGGTGAAAAGTTGGGACCGTTTTCACATTCCCAAACCCTTCAGTCGTATCACCATTCACCTGGAAAAGCCGATCCAGGTTTCGGCGCGCATGGACGGAGAGGCATTTGAGCAATGTCGCAAGGGGATTGAGACAGCCCTGCGCCAAGGCGTGGATGATTTGCCGGAACTCTAA
- the folD gene encoding bifunctional methylenetetrahydrofolate dehydrogenase/methenyltetrahydrofolate cyclohydrolase FolD has protein sequence MSTIIDGKAVAEKVLAECGQQIEELQTRGVVPGLAVVLVGDDPASKVYVGSKVRKCAELGLHSRKIELPADATHQQVLDVVHELNADPQIHGILVQSPPPPQIDEDAIVRAIDPAKDVDGFHPENVAKLALEDSSGYVPCTPAGCMRLLKEAGVETSGAEAVVIGRSMIVGKPMALLLMSKEGNATVTVAHSRTKDLVEVCRRADIIVAAIGRPEFVTADMVKDGAVVIDVGINRVEDASAKRGYRLVGDVAYDEVAPKCSAITPVPGGVGPMTIAMLISNTIKAACQSQRA, from the coding sequence GTGAGCACAATCATCGATGGTAAAGCGGTAGCCGAAAAAGTCCTGGCCGAATGCGGTCAGCAAATTGAGGAGTTACAAACACGCGGCGTGGTTCCCGGCCTCGCCGTGGTTCTGGTCGGTGATGACCCTGCTTCAAAAGTTTACGTGGGCTCGAAAGTGCGCAAGTGCGCCGAGCTCGGCCTGCACTCCCGCAAGATTGAACTGCCTGCCGATGCCACCCATCAGCAGGTGCTGGATGTGGTGCATGAGCTGAATGCCGATCCCCAAATCCACGGTATCCTGGTGCAGTCGCCACCTCCGCCGCAGATCGATGAAGACGCCATTGTTAGGGCGATCGATCCCGCCAAGGACGTCGATGGATTTCATCCTGAAAATGTTGCGAAACTCGCACTGGAAGACAGCAGCGGCTATGTGCCCTGCACTCCGGCCGGCTGCATGCGCCTGCTCAAGGAGGCTGGTGTGGAAACTTCCGGCGCCGAGGCCGTGGTGATTGGTCGCAGCATGATTGTGGGCAAGCCCATGGCGCTGCTGCTGATGAGCAAGGAGGGCAATGCCACCGTCACCGTGGCGCACTCACGGACCAAGGACCTCGTCGAGGTGTGCCGTCGTGCGGATATTATTGTGGCAGCAATTGGTCGACCCGAATTCGTCACCGCCGACATGGTGAAAGACGGAGCCGTGGTGATCGATGTGGGTATCAACCGAGTCGAAGATGCTTCCGCCAAGCGCGGCTATCGTCTGGTCGGTGATGTTGCTTATGACGAGGTGGCACCGAAGTGCTCAGCCATCACTCCTGTTCCTGGCGGCGTGGGTCCAATGACCATCGCCATGCTGATTTCCAACACGATCAAAGCGGCGTGTCAGAGTCAGCGGGCTTAA
- a CDS encoding OmpA family protein produces the protein MENQESTTSSTPEQAAPVVATKPAANPALTTGLIILVVVLLFIMLMFSMNGQSPFSKKDSSDLTELKARNAQLRADTNAIRQSRGEAPLPESAHSARSMADRLQRDAVSLAALTSQWEKELAQKDAAMRKLESELNAHSQNSQQLYAQIATLQKELAQAGNASAEVTRLQNDLKIAENQAAMLRKQLTEFQSRPTNEQLASLNKMLDVSIAKEKQLQQQVNALREDAKNSVERKKYSDVVAELEQLRPRVNQQRYEIQRLRAQLDRTRLFIESYKDLPAEAAALFERLRTLENTNPQQLAAAYQNIGTTLNARIVLRQEFATGSSQITFDREALIRQALSTKKDPDTFFLVVGYASKTGDAKSNRELSAKRATTVASVVNTMKESGQQVKAVYLGQTSRFSTEDHTQNQICEVWEIVK, from the coding sequence ATGGAAAACCAAGAATCAACCACCTCAAGCACACCCGAACAAGCAGCCCCTGTCGTCGCGACGAAACCTGCAGCCAACCCAGCCCTCACAACTGGGCTGATTATTCTCGTCGTGGTTCTGCTGTTTATCATGCTGATGTTCTCCATGAACGGTCAGAGCCCGTTCAGCAAAAAGGATTCTTCTGACCTCACGGAGCTTAAAGCCCGTAATGCTCAACTCCGCGCTGACACCAATGCCATCCGCCAGAGCCGCGGTGAAGCACCTCTGCCTGAAAGCGCACACAGCGCACGCAGCATGGCCGATCGCCTCCAGCGCGATGCCGTATCACTCGCAGCCCTGACCAGTCAGTGGGAAAAAGAGCTGGCACAAAAAGACGCCGCCATGCGCAAACTCGAGAGTGAACTCAATGCCCACTCTCAGAACTCACAGCAACTCTATGCACAAATCGCGACCCTGCAGAAGGAGCTTGCTCAAGCCGGCAATGCTAGCGCTGAAGTAACTCGCTTGCAGAACGATCTGAAAATCGCCGAAAACCAGGCCGCCATGCTGCGCAAGCAACTGACCGAATTTCAGTCACGTCCCACCAACGAACAGCTCGCCAGCCTGAACAAGATGCTCGACGTCAGCATTGCCAAGGAAAAACAACTCCAGCAGCAAGTGAACGCACTCAGAGAAGATGCCAAGAACAGCGTAGAGCGGAAGAAATACAGCGATGTCGTGGCCGAGCTCGAGCAGCTCCGCCCAAGGGTCAATCAACAGCGTTATGAAATCCAACGCCTCCGTGCCCAGCTTGATCGCACTCGACTGTTCATCGAATCCTACAAGGATCTCCCAGCAGAGGCCGCCGCACTTTTCGAGCGCCTGCGCACATTGGAAAACACCAACCCTCAACAGCTGGCTGCAGCCTACCAAAACATCGGAACCACCCTGAACGCCCGCATCGTGCTGCGTCAGGAATTTGCCACCGGCTCATCGCAGATCACCTTCGATCGCGAGGCTCTGATCCGTCAGGCATTGAGCACGAAGAAAGACCCCGACACCTTTTTCTTGGTGGTCGGTTACGCCTCGAAAACGGGTGATGCAAAAAGCAACCGCGAGCTCTCAGCCAAGCGCGCCACCACGGTGGCCTCCGTGGTGAACACCATGAAAGAGAGCGGCCAGCAGGTGAAGGCTGTCTACCTCGGTCAGACCAGCCGTTTTTCCACCGAGGATCACACCCAAAACCAGATCTGTGAGGTCTGGGAGATTGTCAAGTAG
- the tsaD gene encoding tRNA (adenosine(37)-N6)-threonylcarbamoyltransferase complex transferase subunit TsaD → MPTTILAIESSCDETAVAILRHEPGQLEILASEISSQIDIHREFGGVVPELASRNHSLHLRPLIELALANAGLKIHDIDAFGATAGPGLASSLLVGNTTAKSLSVATGKPFISVNHMEGHLLSPFLEAPELKSNLALIVSGGHTLLIHMRDFGDYKLLGSTRDDAAGEAYDKVGKMLGLPYPGGPEIEKQAHQGSATAFDFPRAMMKEGLDFSFSGLKTAVLYQLEKLDPEQGRAPKDAIPDLCASFQQAVIDVLVTKTLRAAAQCGEKLITLSGGVSCNKTLRNAMQEACDQNGLELLIAPPALSTDNAAMIGFVALHSHLRGKKSSLHEDINPNLKLAHA, encoded by the coding sequence ATGCCGACGACGATCCTCGCCATCGAATCCAGCTGCGACGAAACCGCTGTGGCGATCCTACGCCACGAGCCGGGTCAGCTGGAGATCCTGGCCTCTGAGATTTCCTCCCAGATTGACATCCACCGCGAGTTCGGCGGTGTGGTGCCTGAGCTGGCCAGCAGAAACCACTCGCTGCACCTGCGCCCCCTCATCGAACTGGCGCTGGCCAATGCCGGGTTGAAAATCCACGACATTGATGCCTTCGGTGCCACCGCCGGCCCCGGCTTGGCCTCCTCCCTACTGGTGGGCAATACCACCGCCAAGTCACTCTCCGTGGCCACCGGCAAACCGTTCATTTCAGTCAACCACATGGAAGGACATTTGCTGTCGCCATTCCTGGAAGCTCCCGAACTGAAGTCGAACCTCGCCCTGATCGTCTCCGGCGGCCACACCCTGCTGATCCACATGCGCGACTTCGGCGATTACAAGCTGTTAGGAAGCACCCGCGACGATGCCGCGGGCGAGGCTTACGACAAGGTAGGAAAAATGCTCGGCCTGCCCTACCCTGGCGGCCCTGAGATCGAAAAACAGGCTCATCAGGGATCAGCGACCGCCTTCGACTTTCCGCGCGCCATGATGAAGGAAGGCCTGGACTTCTCCTTTTCAGGATTAAAAACGGCGGTGCTCTATCAGCTGGAAAAGCTCGACCCCGAACAGGGCCGTGCTCCCAAGGACGCGATCCCCGACCTCTGTGCCTCGTTTCAACAAGCGGTCATTGATGTGCTGGTAACCAAAACCTTGCGCGCCGCTGCGCAATGCGGAGAAAAACTCATCACCCTTTCCGGCGGCGTTTCTTGCAACAAGACCTTGCGCAACGCGATGCAAGAGGCCTGCGACCAAAATGGGCTCGAACTGCTGATCGCGCCCCCCGCCCTCTCCACCGACAACGCCGCGATGATTGGCTTCGTCGCCTTACACAGTCATCTGCGGGGTAAAAAATCCAGTTTACATGAGGATATCAACCCCAACCTCAAGCTCGCCCACGCTTAA
- a CDS encoding valine--tRNA ligase, giving the protein MSELPKAYEPQAVEKNWYAAWLENQCFSADPSSEKEGYSIVIPPPNVTGILHLGHVLNNTIQDILCRRARQQGKEVMWLPGTDHAGIATQTKVERQLRDEEGKTRRDVGREAFLERVWDWKDKHGGIIIQQLKRLGCSCDWERERFTMDEDYSSQVSEVFTKLFNDGLIYRGKRMVNWCPVSLTALSDEEVISKPQKSKLYFMKYELVDAPGEFLEISTTRPETLMGDVAVAVNPKDERYTDLIGKKVRRPFPAAEIPIIADDHVDVEFGTGALKITPAHDKADFDIGMRHDLEIIDTLNADGTVNCPECPDLDGLDRFVARKKAAQKLEELGLLIKVEEHDNNVGYSERADVPIEPRISMQWFLKYPATEETAEAVAKGDIQYRPARWAKTHANWMDNIQDWCISRQLWWGHQIPVWYRKEKSEALLAAESLDVADLEAGDIYVGAEPPSDPENWVRDEDVMDTWFSSWLWPFATMSEDEQKKFYPTSDLVTGPDIIFFWVARMIMAGFYFKDEIPFKNVFFTSIIRDIKGRKMSKSLGNSPDPIDLMDQYGADGLRFGLLRTAPVGADVRFDESLVAEGRNFANKLYNACRFRQMLDSGASEIHAQLTEVSGLRPYHIDIARKLDQLTADQEKAYGDYKFNEIGQQLYDFLWSEFCDKFLEAVKGDLRESASEAARNTTLAVFDAVMSRYLQLLHPYMPHITEELSARMGYVSEGEFLMQKELPSTRLIEGQEDAASRADAVYTTAGRMRNLKAEYNVAARKDVKFIIIKAEPWLADESDVLGLLAGGEIEICDSYDAPKGTPAAVTDVGEVYMPLEGLIDVEAEKARLDKEISKVEIEVKKCDGKLGNAAFVDKAPAALVDREKARREEWSQKLSQLQEMRNAL; this is encoded by the coding sequence ATGTCCGAGCTTCCCAAAGCCTATGAACCGCAAGCGGTTGAAAAAAACTGGTATGCCGCCTGGTTGGAAAACCAATGTTTCAGTGCCGACCCCTCATCGGAGAAGGAAGGTTACTCCATTGTCATCCCGCCCCCGAACGTCACCGGCATTCTGCACCTTGGACACGTTCTTAATAACACCATTCAAGACATTCTCTGCCGCCGCGCGCGTCAGCAGGGGAAAGAGGTGATGTGGCTGCCTGGCACCGATCACGCAGGGATTGCCACCCAGACGAAGGTGGAGCGACAGCTGCGCGACGAGGAAGGAAAGACCCGCCGCGACGTCGGACGTGAGGCATTTCTCGAACGCGTCTGGGACTGGAAGGACAAACACGGCGGCATCATCATTCAGCAGCTGAAACGTCTCGGTTGCTCCTGCGATTGGGAACGCGAGCGCTTCACCATGGACGAGGACTACTCGAGCCAAGTCTCCGAGGTGTTCACCAAGCTCTTCAACGACGGCCTGATCTACCGCGGCAAACGCATGGTCAACTGGTGTCCGGTTTCCCTGACCGCACTCTCTGACGAGGAGGTGATCTCCAAGCCTCAGAAATCCAAACTTTACTTCATGAAATACGAACTCGTCGATGCCCCCGGCGAGTTCCTGGAAATCTCCACCACCCGACCCGAAACCCTGATGGGCGATGTCGCTGTGGCGGTGAACCCGAAAGACGAACGCTACACCGATCTGATCGGGAAGAAAGTGCGCCGTCCGTTCCCTGCGGCTGAAATCCCCATCATCGCAGATGATCACGTGGATGTGGAGTTCGGCACCGGTGCCCTGAAAATCACTCCTGCCCACGACAAGGCGGACTTTGACATTGGTATGCGCCATGATCTGGAAATCATCGATACCTTGAATGCCGATGGCACGGTGAACTGCCCCGAGTGCCCGGACCTCGATGGTCTGGATCGCTTTGTCGCCCGTAAAAAAGCCGCGCAGAAGCTCGAGGAACTCGGCCTGCTGATCAAGGTGGAGGAGCACGACAACAACGTCGGCTACTCCGAGCGCGCTGATGTGCCGATCGAGCCGCGCATTTCCATGCAGTGGTTCCTGAAATACCCGGCCACGGAAGAAACCGCCGAGGCTGTGGCCAAGGGGGACATTCAATATCGTCCTGCCCGCTGGGCCAAAACTCACGCCAACTGGATGGACAACATTCAGGACTGGTGCATCAGCCGCCAGCTCTGGTGGGGGCACCAGATTCCGGTGTGGTATCGGAAGGAAAAATCCGAGGCCCTGCTCGCCGCCGAGTCGCTCGACGTGGCTGATCTCGAAGCTGGCGATATCTACGTCGGTGCCGAGCCACCGTCCGACCCGGAAAACTGGGTGCGCGATGAAGACGTGATGGACACCTGGTTCAGCTCATGGCTGTGGCCTTTTGCTACCATGTCGGAGGACGAGCAGAAGAAATTCTACCCCACCAGCGATCTGGTCACCGGTCCGGACATCATCTTCTTCTGGGTAGCCCGCATGATCATGGCCGGCTTCTACTTCAAGGATGAGATTCCGTTCAAAAACGTGTTCTTCACCTCCATCATCCGCGATATCAAAGGGCGGAAGATGAGCAAATCCTTGGGCAACTCACCGGATCCCATCGACCTGATGGACCAGTATGGTGCCGATGGCCTCCGTTTCGGATTGCTGCGCACCGCTCCTGTGGGGGCGGACGTTCGCTTTGACGAATCCTTGGTTGCCGAAGGTCGGAACTTTGCGAACAAGCTCTACAACGCCTGCCGCTTCCGCCAGATGCTGGACAGTGGTGCCAGCGAGATTCATGCTCAGCTCACCGAGGTCAGCGGACTGCGTCCGTATCACATCGATATCGCCCGCAAGCTCGACCAGCTCACGGCGGATCAGGAGAAGGCATACGGCGATTACAAGTTCAACGAAATTGGCCAGCAGCTCTATGACTTCCTCTGGAGTGAGTTCTGCGATAAATTCCTGGAGGCCGTGAAAGGTGACCTGCGCGAGTCTGCCAGCGAAGCGGCGCGGAACACCACCTTGGCCGTTTTCGATGCAGTGATGAGTCGCTACCTGCAATTGCTCCACCCCTACATGCCGCACATCACCGAAGAGCTGTCTGCCCGGATGGGATACGTTTCCGAAGGTGAGTTCCTGATGCAGAAAGAGCTCCCATCCACTCGTCTGATCGAGGGGCAGGAAGACGCTGCCAGCCGCGCCGATGCCGTCTACACCACGGCCGGTCGGATGCGCAACCTGAAGGCCGAATACAATGTGGCCGCCCGCAAGGATGTGAAATTCATCATCATCAAAGCCGAGCCATGGCTCGCGGATGAGTCGGATGTGCTGGGCCTGCTGGCTGGTGGTGAAATTGAAATTTGCGATAGCTACGATGCCCCCAAAGGAACTCCAGCCGCCGTCACCGATGTCGGTGAGGTCTACATGCCGCTGGAAGGCCTGATCGATGTGGAAGCTGAGAAAGCCCGACTCGACAAGGAGATCTCCAAGGTCGAAATCGAGGTGAAGAAATGCGACGGCAAACTTGGCAATGCCGCCTTTGTCGATAAAGCACCGGCGGCACTTGTCGATCGGGAAAAAGCACGCCGCGAGGAGTGGAGCCAGAAACTCAGTCAGCTGCAGGAAATGCGCAACGCCCTCTAA
- the dtd gene encoding D-aminoacyl-tRNA deacylase, which yields MRVVIQRVSEASVSIEGRVAGKIGHGFLILLGIVPEDSQTDIDWLVGKITKMRIFPDDEGKMNRCLTDVDGELLVVSQFTLHAGTKKGNRPSFIKAARPEVAIPLYEQFLATAEKELGKACARGEFGADMQVSLVNDGPVTITMDSHARE from the coding sequence ATGCGAGTAGTTATTCAACGCGTATCCGAAGCAAGTGTCAGCATCGAAGGTCGAGTTGCCGGCAAGATTGGTCACGGCTTTCTTATTTTGTTAGGAATCGTTCCCGAGGACAGTCAGACGGACATCGACTGGTTGGTCGGCAAGATCACCAAGATGCGTATTTTTCCAGACGACGAAGGGAAAATGAACCGCTGTCTGACGGATGTTGATGGCGAGTTGTTAGTTGTCAGTCAGTTCACTCTGCATGCAGGCACGAAAAAAGGCAACCGCCCCTCATTCATCAAAGCAGCCCGCCCCGAAGTGGCGATCCCCCTTTACGAGCAATTCCTCGCCACAGCGGAAAAGGAGCTGGGTAAAGCCTGTGCCCGGGGAGAATTCGGTGCCGATATGCAGGTCTCCCTGGTCAACGATGGCCCGGTGACCATCACCATGGACTCTCACGCAAGGGAGTAG
- the tilS gene encoding tRNA lysidine(34) synthetase TilS: MKLPLHPEFLTHSKGDTFLLAISGGRDSVALLHSLLEHGYDKLVLCHVNHRLRAADSEQDAAWVEDLAKRFDLPCELTSVDVASVAESRQQSIELAARNTRHQFFSRCAVQHHCHCVLLAHHADDQAETILFNLLRGSGGLKGMDHASQHEIDGVSLQFLRPLLQTTRSDIDAYIQQQHISYREDHSNAQAVATRNRLRNEALPLLEDIMGRNVKPALVRAAAIAQSTQQSLQEVLQGYELEDPQGRLYLPTLASLSPALRQMAVHDYLQKHQVAEISSDLITRCLSLIEDSSIAKVNLPQDRYFRRKEKRLFIDSSPSHPSCE; the protein is encoded by the coding sequence GTGAAGCTCCCTCTTCATCCCGAGTTCCTCACGCACTCGAAAGGCGATACCTTCCTGCTCGCCATTTCCGGTGGTCGGGACTCCGTCGCCTTGTTGCACAGCCTGCTCGAGCATGGCTATGACAAGCTGGTGCTTTGCCATGTGAACCATCGGCTGCGCGCGGCGGACTCGGAGCAAGACGCCGCATGGGTCGAGGACCTGGCAAAAAGGTTCGACCTCCCCTGCGAGCTGACCTCCGTGGATGTGGCCTCAGTGGCAGAAAGCCGTCAGCAGTCGATAGAGCTAGCGGCGCGCAATACCCGGCACCAGTTTTTCAGTCGCTGCGCCGTGCAGCACCATTGCCACTGCGTCTTGCTGGCGCATCATGCCGATGACCAGGCGGAGACCATTTTGTTCAACCTCCTGCGCGGCTCGGGCGGACTGAAGGGCATGGACCATGCATCACAGCATGAAATCGATGGCGTCTCCCTGCAATTCTTGCGGCCCCTGTTGCAGACCACCCGCAGTGACATCGATGCATATATCCAGCAGCAGCACATCAGCTACCGCGAGGATCACAGCAATGCCCAGGCGGTGGCAACGCGGAACCGCTTGCGTAACGAGGCGCTACCCTTGTTAGAAGACATCATGGGCAGAAACGTGAAACCGGCACTGGTGCGCGCCGCCGCCATTGCGCAATCGACCCAGCAATCGCTGCAAGAGGTCTTGCAGGGCTACGAGCTGGAAGACCCGCAGGGTCGACTCTATTTGCCCACCCTCGCCTCCCTCTCCCCCGCCCTGCGCCAGATGGCCGTGCACGATTATCTGCAAAAGCATCAGGTGGCCGAGATCAGCTCCGACCTCATCACGCGCTGCCTGTCATTGATCGAAGACAGCAGCATCGCCAAAGTCAACCTTCCCCAAGATCGTTATTTCAGACGCAAAGAGAAGCGACTGTTTATCGATTCATCACCATCCCATCCATCATGCGAGTAG